The proteins below are encoded in one region of Mus caroli chromosome 10, CAROLI_EIJ_v1.1, whole genome shotgun sequence:
- the LOC110304035 gene encoding nephrocan gives MHLLWAFLLGLSLTNGLSANCPGRCSCDSMQSVQCYRLLELPSGIPSTTKRLYISHSRIQHLQLSNFTGLLALEDFILLASGTESIENDTFKTLSTLKTLELWKNKLRQVPSALPANLEVLKLNDNAICALRGSEFEGLKNLKVLELKNNLISSLSPSMLSPLASLRSLMVDGNNIESVVGPLSLPHLKYMSMENNQLHLIPGNVFTSLQNLQFLSFSGNFLTKIPINLPKSLLSLKMERNQLKVVRFRDMRHLENLSHLYLSENFLSSIDGAQLLTNLTTLEVSQNQLQMLPPRLPSRLQKLDCSSNFIQRVTAPEFQDLRDLKHLFLDNNVVSLFEAGALQRCSQLSNLALEQNLLLSIPLRLPKTLARLDLKGNAIQDMAERELRDLKQLQVLNLRNNRISALDFKALEGLPRLRHLYLDGNPWNCTCSLLRAREVLKAKGTDVKGGQCAAPAERQGESWMSSKKILRQCEHHLQQTEKSKETKKKPKPEDSSSIRFNMDDDDDDYEID, from the exons ATGCACCTGCTTTGGGCTTTTCTTTTGGGGCTCTCTCTTACCAATGGCCTCAGTGCAAACTGTCCAGGACGATGCAGCTGTGATTCTATGCAGTCTGTACAATGCTACAGGCTCCTGGAACTTCCATCAGGCATTCCTTCCACCACCAAGAGACTCTACATTAGCCACAGCAGAATCCAGCACCTTCAG CTATCTAACTTCACTGGACTGTTGGCTCTGGAAGATTTTATTCTGCTGGCCAGTGGAACAGAGTCTATTGAAAATGACACCTTCAAAACTCTGAGTACACTAAAGACCCTAgaactttggaaaaataaattgagACAAGTCCCCAGTGCTCTCCCAGCCAACCTTGAGGTGttaaaattaaatgataatgCCATATGTGCTCTACGTGGATCAGAGTTTGAAGGACTGAAGAACTTGAAAGTCCTTGAACTTAAAAACAACTTGATCTCGTCCCTGTCTCCCAGCATGCTCTCCCCACTTGCCAGTTTGCGGAGTTTGATGGTGGATGGTAACAACATAGAGTCTGTGGTTGGACCTCTGAGCCTTCCGCATCTCAAGTACATGAGCATGGAGAACAACCAACTCCACCTTATACCAGGGAATGTCTTCACTTCCCTACAGAATTTGCAGTTCCTCAGTTTCAGTGGTAATTTTCTGACTAAAATTCCCATAAATCTACCCAAATCCTTGCTATCTTTAAAGATGGAGAGAAACCAGCTCAAAGTGGTCAGGTTTCGAGATATGAGACACTTGGAGAACCTGTCCCATCTTTACCTGTCAGAGAACTTCCTGTCTTCCATTGATGGGGCACAGCTGCTGACCAATTTAACAACTCTGGAGGTTTCCCAAAACCAGCTTCAAATGTTGCCTCCCAGGCTACCATCGAGGTTACAGAAGCTTGATTGTAGCAGTAACTTCATTCAGAGAGTGACAGCACCAGAATTCCAGGACCTCCGAGACCTGAAACATCTGTTTCTAGACAACAATGTTGTCAGCTTGTTCGAGGCTGGGGCCCTTCAGAGGTGTTCTCAGCTGTCCAACCTGGCCCTGGAGCAGAATCTGCTGTTGTCTATCCCTCTGAG gCTCCCTAAGACCCTGGCCAGGCTGGACCTCAAGGGCAATGCCATCCAGGACATGGCTGAAAGGGAGCTCAGGGACCTCAAACAACTGCAGGTCCTCAACCTCAGGAACAACCGGATCTCGGCCTTAGACTTCAAGGCACTGGAGGGGCTGCCTCGGCTCAGGCATCTCTACCTGGATGGGAATCCCTGGAACTGCACTTGCAGTCTCCTACGAGCCAGGGAAGTCCTGAAGGCCAAGGGCACGGACGTGAAAGGGGGACAGTGCGCAGCCCCAGCAGAGCGACAGGGGGAGAGCTGGATGTCCTCCAAGAAGATCCTGAGGCAATGTGAGCATCACTTACAGCAGACTGAGAAAAGCAAAGAGACCAAGAAGAAACCCAAACCCGAAGACTCTTCCAGCATCAGATTCAACATGGATGACGACGATGACGATTATGAAATAGATTAG